A section of the Polynucleobacter sp. AP-Jannik-300A-C4 genome encodes:
- a CDS encoding UxaA family hydrolase has translation MIETSEKKLAGPIIRLHPNDNIVVARVDVAIGEAVPSENFTSRSQVPAGYKIAAKKILKGEAILKYNVTVGFANTDIEPGTMVHSHNTEFREFDRDYAYASEYKPTTLLPETERATFQGYVRANGKVGTRNFIGILSTVNCSATVVNKIAAWFTPEHLKDFPNIDGVVAFSHGIGCGMEMSGEPMQLLRRTMAGYAQHPNLAAALIIGLGCERNQLKGLMEQEALQENSTLHTFIMQETGGTRKTIEAGIEAVKALLPEANKVKRQTVSASHLCVGLQCGGSDGFSSITANPALGAAIDILSRHGGTGILSETPEIYGVEHTLTRRAASKAIGEKLIQRIRWWKDEYSVGRDVQINGQVSPGNQIGGLANIFEKSLGSSMKGGTGPLMEVYRYAEPVTAKGFVFMDTPGFDPVSATGQIAGGANLIAFTTGRGSMFGSKPAPCIKLATNTPMYERLTEDMDINCGEILDGAVSVQEMGQQIFELFLRTASGEPSKSELLGLGDYEFVPWQVGVMS, from the coding sequence ATGATTGAAACATCTGAAAAAAAATTAGCCGGGCCAATTATTCGACTCCATCCCAATGACAACATTGTGGTTGCACGGGTAGATGTGGCAATTGGTGAAGCAGTCCCAAGTGAGAATTTCACGAGCCGCAGTCAAGTGCCAGCAGGTTACAAAATTGCAGCAAAGAAAATTCTCAAGGGCGAAGCTATTCTGAAATACAACGTGACCGTAGGATTCGCCAATACCGATATTGAGCCTGGCACGATGGTTCATAGTCATAACACGGAGTTTCGTGAATTCGATCGCGACTATGCCTATGCTAGCGAATACAAACCCACTACCCTCTTACCAGAAACTGAACGTGCGACTTTTCAAGGTTACGTGCGCGCCAATGGCAAAGTAGGTACACGCAATTTCATTGGCATTCTATCTACTGTGAATTGCTCTGCAACCGTCGTGAACAAAATTGCAGCGTGGTTTACCCCCGAACACTTAAAAGATTTTCCCAATATCGACGGGGTGGTTGCATTTAGTCATGGTATTGGTTGTGGAATGGAAATGAGTGGCGAGCCTATGCAACTGCTTCGCCGAACCATGGCTGGATATGCGCAGCATCCTAACCTAGCTGCCGCTCTGATCATCGGCCTGGGTTGTGAACGTAATCAACTCAAAGGGTTGATGGAGCAAGAAGCCCTGCAAGAAAATTCCACTTTGCACACTTTCATCATGCAAGAAACTGGTGGAACACGCAAAACAATTGAAGCAGGAATTGAGGCTGTAAAAGCACTTCTCCCGGAAGCCAATAAAGTGAAAAGGCAAACTGTCTCTGCAAGCCACCTTTGCGTTGGTTTGCAATGTGGTGGCTCGGATGGTTTCTCTTCGATTACCGCTAACCCAGCCTTGGGCGCTGCGATTGATATTTTGTCGCGTCATGGTGGCACCGGCATTCTCTCTGAAACGCCGGAGATTTATGGTGTTGAACACACACTGACCCGCCGAGCAGCAAGCAAGGCTATTGGTGAGAAATTAATTCAACGTATTCGCTGGTGGAAGGATGAATATTCTGTCGGTCGCGATGTTCAGATCAATGGACAAGTCAGTCCCGGGAATCAAATCGGCGGCCTAGCCAATATCTTTGAAAAATCACTTGGTTCATCCATGAAAGGTGGAACGGGACCGTTAATGGAAGTGTATCGGTATGCAGAGCCAGTAACGGCCAAAGGTTTTGTGTTTATGGATACACCTGGTTTTGATCCAGTTTCAGCAACAGGTCAAATTGCTGGCGGTGCAAACTTGATTGCATTTACTACAGGGCGTGGCTCCATGTTTGGATCAAAGCCAGCACCTTGCATCAAACTTGCCACCAATACACCGATGTATGAGCGGCTTACCGAAGACATGGATATTAATTGCGGTGAGATCTTAGATGGTGCGGTTTCAGTTCAGGAGATGGGGCAGCAGATTTTTGAGCTCTTTCTCAGAACGGCCTCTGGTGAACCCTCTAAAAGTGAATTGCTAGGTCT
- a CDS encoding 3-hydroxyacyl-CoA dehydrogenase NAD-binding domain-containing protein, which produces MSQYVAIIGTGTMAAGIAAGFISHNIPVAILGRSKEKSGDCLKKATQLAIKIGLHGGNASLDEATIEAAQVSATMDAWDLWGDCSWVIETVAENLELKKQIFAYLDDKVPAHIPIGSNSSGFPITKISADLKTANRMMGAHYFMPAEVVPLVEIVIGEKTELAFAEQVCQLYKAINKKPVLVKKDIPGFLANRIQHALMREALSLVQEGIASPEDIDDAVRYSFGFRYAAVGPMTQKEISGWDGMANAAKEIYPSLSNITTLPPKVVQLMNDGKTGMKAGEGFRKWTPEEVLQTSNSYSKRLKAAFDVLNMD; this is translated from the coding sequence ATGAGTCAATATGTAGCCATAATCGGCACAGGAACTATGGCAGCAGGAATTGCAGCGGGATTCATCTCTCATAACATCCCTGTTGCAATATTGGGAAGAAGCAAAGAGAAATCTGGTGACTGTCTTAAAAAGGCTACTCAACTAGCAATTAAGATCGGCTTGCATGGTGGGAACGCTTCCCTTGATGAGGCCACCATTGAAGCAGCTCAAGTGAGCGCCACCATGGACGCGTGGGATTTATGGGGTGATTGCTCTTGGGTAATTGAGACGGTTGCGGAAAATCTGGAATTAAAAAAACAGATTTTTGCTTACCTTGATGACAAAGTGCCAGCTCACATACCGATCGGTAGTAATAGCTCAGGCTTTCCAATTACCAAAATCTCTGCCGACCTGAAAACCGCAAACCGAATGATGGGTGCTCACTACTTTATGCCAGCAGAAGTAGTTCCGTTAGTTGAAATTGTGATAGGAGAAAAAACAGAGTTAGCCTTTGCGGAACAGGTATGCCAGCTTTATAAAGCTATCAATAAAAAACCAGTGCTAGTGAAAAAAGATATTCCAGGATTTTTAGCTAATCGTATTCAGCATGCGTTGATGAGAGAGGCACTCTCTTTAGTGCAAGAAGGAATTGCAAGCCCCGAAGATATCGATGATGCTGTACGCTATAGCTTTGGTTTTCGTTATGCAGCAGTTGGTCCAATGACTCAAAAAGAGATCTCTGGCTGGGACGGCATGGCCAATGCAGCAAAAGAAATCTATCCATCCCTATCCAATATCACCACTCTACCGCCAAAAGTGGTGCAATTAATGAATGATGGAAAGACTGGTATGAAAGCCGGCGAAGGCTTTAGAAAATGGACACCGGAAGAGGTTTTGCAGACCTCAAATTCGTATTCAAAAAGGTTGAAAGCAGCCTTTGATGTATTGAACATGGACTAA